In Liolophura sinensis isolate JHLJ2023 chromosome 2, CUHK_Ljap_v2, whole genome shotgun sequence, a genomic segment contains:
- the LOC135462512 gene encoding transferrin 2-like — MKHFRQARHRYECMRWIREGRADLVRVDDTDLFAAGTFYNLTPVVAEKYNRVRGEAAFRYKAVALIKAGGPVTSLDALRGRKSCHTGVGKTSGWVVPVANLVTKGLMTIQDCEGSVKAVGDFFSESCAPGAMDPQNNPNGNNPSNVCALCQNPRACSEADVYSGYLGAFRCLHEGGGEVAFVTHTTLNDATAYYVNRELTPPRQEDFRLLCPDGRVEEVANWANCSWATRPSDTIVTSAAKPREMTSLYRSVLVRAARFFGPGSREFRMFNSANYGGENLIFSDRTRVLEGLDPDEGYRQQMDAGYLATMYNYTNCRTKMRLCMTSAGEEVKCKDMQAAYLANRITRDLSCVRAGSAEQCLNKLNQKEADLMSAGGSDIYKGGRYYNTVPIASESSQTTGDGEDGYWGVAVVRKDNNDIDINNLKGKTSCHTGIGKSVGWNIPIGLLVSKGEITEQACDVPRSVGEFFSRSCIPGALDSKYNPKGDNPSTMCSMCGGADKCARNSSNPFYSYNGAFRCFIQFNADVAFVAHTTVPLNTDGRNPQPWARNRRSRDFELLCQDGSRQPVTSWRTCNLGRVPPHAILTHSDVSSETRRYFYDVLQTAQLQFGNDTNVKFKMFDSPSNSSNEIFKDDTVWLRWISLERQNYEEILGEDYLNTLTALDIRQCV, encoded by the exons atgaaacatttccgGCAGGCTCGTCACCGGTATGAGTGCATGAGGTGGATACGTGAGGGCAGAGCTGATCTGGTCAGGGTAGATGACACGGACCTGTTTGCCGCAGGAACTTTTTACAACCTTACTCCCGTCGTGGCGGAGAAATACAACAGAG TTCGTGGAGAAGCAGCATTCCGCTATAAGGCTGTAGCTCTGATCAAAGCTGGTGGGCCCGTCACTTCGTTGGATGCTCTGCGAGGCCGGAAGTCTTGTCATACCGGCGTGGGGAAAACTTCCGGTTGGGTGGTTCCGGTAGCAAATCTCGTTACTAAGGGTTTAATGACGATTCAAGATTGTGAAGGTTCTGTAAAGGCCGTAGGAGATTTTTTCAGCGAGAGCTGCGCGCCAGGAGCCATGGATCCGCAGAACAACCCAAACG GTAACAATCCGAGCAATGTGTGTGCGTTGTGCCAAAACCCCAGAGCGTGTTCGGAAGCCGATGTGTACTCGGGTTATCTCGGCGCTTTCCGATGCCTGCACGAAGGTGGCGGAGAGGTGGCTTTCGTTACGCACACGACATTAAATGACGCTACAGCGTATTACGTTAACCGAGAACTGACACCTCCACGTCAGGAGGATTTTCGACTTCTGTGTCCTGACGGTCGAGTAGAGGAAGTGGCTAACTGGGCAAATTGTAGCTGGGCCACACGTCCTTCTGATACTATAGTGACGTCTGCAGCTAAG CCCAGAGAGATGACAAGCTTGTACCGGAGTGTTCTAGTCCGTGCAGCCAGGTTCTTCGGCCCCGGAAGTCGAGAGTTCCGGATGTTCAACTCAGCGAATTATGGTGGAGAAAATCTCATCTTCAGCGACAGGACCCGTGTACTGGAGGGGCTAGACCCTGATGAGGGTTACCGTCAACAGATGG ATGCCGGTTATTTAGCTACCATGTATAACTACACAAACTGCCGCACAAAGATGAGACTGTGCATGACttcggctggagaggaagtcaagtGTAAAGACATGCAGGCGGCGTACTTGGCGAACAGAATCACGCGAGATTTGAGCTGCGTGAGAGCCGGAAGTGCTGAACAGTGTCTGAACAAACTTAATCAAAAAGAGGCTGATTTAATGTCAGCGGGTGGCTCAGACATTTACAAAGGTGGACG ATATTATAACACTGTTCCGATAGCCTCAGAGAGTTCCCAAACAACAGGGGATGGTGAGGACGGTTACTGGGGGGTGGCAGTCGTCAGGAAAGACAATAACGACATCGACATCAATAATCTGAAGG GGAAAACGTCTTGCCACACTGGTATAGGGAAAAGTGTTGGTTGGAATATCCCTATCGGCTTGTTGGTGTCCAAGGGGGAGATAACCGAACAAGCTTGCGACGTGCCCAGATCTGTCGGGGAGTTCTTTAGCCGCAGCTGCATTCCCGGTGCGCTGGATTCGAAATACAATCCAAAGGGAGACAATCCGAGTACTATGTGTTCCATGTGCGGCGGTGCGGACAAGTGTGCCAGAAATAGCAGTAATCCGTTTTATTCGTACAATGGAGCATTTCGCTGTTTCATTCAGTTTAATGCTGATGTTGCGTTCGTTGCACATACGACCGTTCCACTGAATACAGACGGGCGCAATCCCCAACCCTGGGCCCGGAACCGAAGGTCACGTGACTTCGAACTACTGTGCCAGGATGGAAGCCGACAGCCAGTCACAAGCTGGCGCACGTGCAATCTCGGAAGAGTTCCGCCGCACGCCATTTTGACTCACAGTGACGTCTCTAGTGAAACGCGCAGGTATTTCTACGATGTCCTCCAGACGGCGCAGTTACAATTTGGCAACGACACCAAcgtgaaatttaaaatgtttgattcGCCCTCAAATTCTTccaatgaaatttttaaagacGACACAGTATGGCTTCGCTGGATTTCTCTTGAGCGTCAAAACTACGAGGAAATCCTAGGTGAAGACTATCTCAACACGCTTACCGCCTTGGACATTCGCCAAT GTGTTTAG